A DNA window from Iodobacter ciconiae contains the following coding sequences:
- the cueR gene encoding Cu(I)-responsive transcriptional regulator — protein MNIGQAAQLSGLSSKMIRHYESLGLIKPQGRSSAGYRMFSDFDLSQLKFIHQSRVLGFSLEQIGQLMQLWKQEDRASIDVKMLAELHIKELNAKIESMQQMKQTLEQLIDICPGSEDPNCPILKSLSASR, from the coding sequence ATGAATATCGGGCAAGCCGCCCAGCTCAGTGGGCTTAGCAGCAAAATGATTAGGCACTATGAAAGTCTTGGCCTCATCAAACCCCAAGGTCGTAGTTCCGCAGGGTACCGGATGTTTAGCGACTTTGATCTTAGCCAGCTTAAATTTATCCACCAGTCGCGCGTTTTGGGGTTCTCACTCGAACAAATCGGCCAATTAATGCAGCTATGGAAACAGGAAGATCGCGCCAGTATTGACGTGAAAATGCTTGCAGAGTTGCACATCAAAGAACTTAACGCCAAAATTGAATCAATGCAGCAAATGAAACAAACCTTAGAGCAATTAATCGATATCTGCCCAGGGAGCGAAGATCCGAACTGCCCGATTTTAAAGTCACTATCGGCTTCACGATAA